A stretch of DNA from Flavobacteriales bacterium:
TAGAAATAGGTATATAAAGAATAATGCAACTATTAACACTTCAGTACTAACTTGATACGTTTGATATAAAATTAATTAATGTCTAAACCTTCTAAAAAGTGCTTAACACATTCTATCACCTTCAATTGATCTCCTATTGAAAGTTCATAATAAAAAGGTAATCGAAGAAGTCTATTTGCGAATATTTCGCTGTTGGGTAATTCTCTTGAGTCGTGTACCTTACTGTAGTAGGCGCTTTTATGAAGAGGTAAGTAATGAAAAACTGCCTTCATTTTATTTGACTCTAAAAACTCGATTAATTTTGTTCTAATGTCAATAGTAGGTAACACGAGATAAAACAGGTGAGCATTATTTGTTGCAAACTTTGGTAGGCGAATTAATTTTATTTTCCCTTCGAAGTCAAAAGACTCAAATGCTTTGAAGTAGGTGTTCCATATTAATTTTCTCTTCTTTTGGATATTGTCCATGTTTTCAAGTTGCGCATATAAGAATGCAGAGATAACTTCAGAAGGAAGAAAGGATGAACCAATATCAACCCATCCATATTTATTTATTTCACCACGATGAAAGGCTGCCCTGTTAGTGCCTTTTTCCCAGATAATTTCAGCTCTTTCAGCAAATGTATCATCATTAATTACGAGCATACCACCTTCTCCGCAAATAATATTTTTTGTTTCGTGAAATGAAAATGTCCCGAAGTGACCAATGCTTCCTAGTGGTTTCCCTTTGTAATAAGAATCAATAGCTTGAGCTGCATCTTCAATAACATAAAGGCTATGCCTCTTAGCTATGCTCATGATTTTATCCATTTCGCATGCAACACCCGCATAATGAACAACCACAA
This window harbors:
- the rffA gene encoding dTDP-4-amino-4,6-dideoxygalactose transaminase, producing MKIPFNKPFLTGKETEYIKEAVKSKKISGNGVFTQKCHAFFEKKYGFNKCLLTTSCTDALEMTSLLINIKEGDEVIVPSYTFVSTANAFILRGAKIVFADSLDDNPNIDAYKIEELITPKTKAIVVVHYAGVACEMDKIMSIAKRHSLYVIEDAAQAIDSYYKGKPLGSIGHFGTFSFHETKNIICGEGGMLVINDDTFAERAEIIWEKGTNRAAFHRGEINKYGWVDIGSSFLPSEVISAFLYAQLENMDNIQKKRKLIWNTYFKAFESFDFEGKIKLIRLPKFATNNAHLFYLVLPTIDIRTKLIEFLESNKMKAVFHYLPLHKSAYYSKVHDSRELPNSEIFANRLLRLPFYYELSIGDQLKVIECVKHFLEGLDIN